One stretch of Oncorhynchus masou masou isolate Uvic2021 chromosome 9, UVic_Omas_1.1, whole genome shotgun sequence DNA includes these proteins:
- the LOC135545697 gene encoding C-X-C motif chemokine 14-like: MHRCTTAALLLLIIALYSLQAEAYKCRCTRKGPKIRYKDVQKLEIKPKHPFCQEKMIFVTMENVSRFKGQEYCLHPKLQSTKNLVKWFRIWKDKHRVYEA; this comes from the exons ATGCATCGTTGTACAACAGCAGCGTTGCTATTGTTAATTATTGCTTTATATTCCCTCCAAGCAGAAG CCTACAAGTGCAGGTGCACAAGAAAAGGGCCAAAGATTCGCTACAAGGATGTGCAAAAACTGGAGATTAAACCCAAACATCCTTTCTGCCAAGAGAAGATGATATT TGTCACCATGGAGAATGTGTCACGCTTCAAGGGGCAGGAGTACTGTCTGCACCCTAAACTGCAAAGCACCAAAAACCTGGTCAAGTGGTTCCGGATCTGGAAGGATAAGCATAG GGTGTATGAAGCTTAA